The following proteins are encoded in a genomic region of Candidatus Methylomirabilota bacterium:
- a CDS encoding ABC transporter permease: MKRFIVKRLGYAVLSLLLLSLTIFLLVRLTGDPSVLLVEPGASKEDLVAIRVQLGLDRPIWVQYGQFMSSLARGDFGHSFYYRTPVLELYLSRLPHSLMLAVAAMAFSLLVGIPSGILAAVRVNQWWDSAGKIFALLGLSLPSFWVGLVMILFFSVYLGWLPSSGSGTALHVIMPAFALGWYFAAAHMRLTRSAMLEVLGSEYVKLARLKGLPEALVIGKHAFKNALIPVLTLAGINLVIMVNVAVVVETVFAWPGVGRLLYEGISFRDFPVVQATVLIGGAMIVIVNFFVDVLYAVIDPRIRYER; this comes from the coding sequence ATGAAACGATTCATCGTCAAGCGGCTGGGCTACGCGGTGCTCTCCCTGCTCCTCCTCTCCCTGACCATCTTCCTGCTGGTGCGCCTGACGGGCGACCCCTCAGTGCTGCTGGTGGAGCCCGGGGCGAGCAAGGAGGACCTGGTCGCCATCCGCGTCCAGCTTGGTCTCGACCGGCCGATCTGGGTCCAGTACGGCCAGTTCATGTCGAGCCTCGCCCGAGGCGACTTCGGCCACTCCTTCTACTACCGCACGCCGGTGCTGGAGCTCTACCTTTCCCGGCTGCCGCACTCCCTCATGCTCGCCGTGGCGGCCATGGCATTCTCACTCCTCGTCGGCATCCCGAGTGGCATCCTCGCGGCCGTCCGCGTGAACCAATGGTGGGACAGCGCGGGGAAGATCTTCGCGCTGCTCGGGCTGTCGCTCCCCTCCTTCTGGGTCGGCCTGGTCATGATCCTGTTCTTTTCCGTGTACCTCGGCTGGCTGCCGTCCTCCGGTTCCGGCACGGCGCTGCACGTCATCATGCCGGCGTTTGCCCTCGGCTGGTACTTCGCGGCGGCCCACATGAGGCTGACGCGCTCTGCCATGCTGGAGGTGCTGGGCTCGGAGTACGTCAAGCTCGCGCGGCTCAAGGGCCTGCCCGAGGCGCTCGTCATCGGAAAGCACGCCTTCAAGAACGCGCTCATCCCCGTGCTGACGCTGGCCGGCATCAACCTGGTCATCATGGTCAATGTCGCGGTCGTCGTGGAGACGGTCTTCGCGTGGCCCGGGGTCGGCCGGCTGCTCTACGAGGGCATCTCCTTCCGCGATTTCCCGGTGGTCCAGGCCACCGTCCTTATCGGCGGGGCCATGATCGTGATCGTCAACTTCTTCGTGGACGTCCTGTACGCGGTGATCGACCCGCGCATCCGCTATGAGAGGTAG
- a CDS encoding ABC transporter permease encodes MNGSRAATLTVPWRFAWLRIEGFPWIPAIIIGIIALVAVFADVLAPYNPEIGVLGDRFRPPAWQAGGSQAYLLGTDHVGRDVLSRLIFGARVSMVVGFTAVIVAGLLGTTLGILSGYLGGWVDQVIMRVTDTWLALPALTFAIFLAAVVGPSQWNIVIILAAVYWTRYARVIRGEVLSLRERDYVRLAIVAGCSKKTIMRRHILPNVLNSAIVLGTLMLGIVIVTEAALSFLGVGVPPPKPAWGLMLADGKKGLMAGYWWLTVLPGLCIMFMVLSANLLGDWLRVKLDPQLRSL; translated from the coding sequence ATGAACGGCAGCCGAGCGGCCACACTCACGGTGCCGTGGCGCTTCGCCTGGCTCCGGATCGAGGGCTTTCCCTGGATCCCCGCGATCATCATCGGCATCATCGCGCTCGTGGCCGTCTTCGCCGACGTGCTGGCGCCGTACAACCCCGAGATCGGCGTGCTCGGCGACCGCTTCCGTCCTCCCGCGTGGCAGGCCGGCGGCAGCCAAGCCTACCTGCTGGGGACCGACCACGTCGGACGCGACGTGCTGTCGCGCCTCATCTTCGGCGCGCGCGTTTCCATGGTGGTGGGCTTCACCGCGGTCATCGTGGCCGGCCTCCTCGGCACGACGCTCGGCATCCTGTCCGGCTACCTCGGGGGCTGGGTCGACCAGGTGATCATGCGTGTCACGGACACGTGGCTGGCGTTGCCGGCGCTGACCTTTGCGATCTTCCTTGCGGCCGTGGTCGGCCCCAGCCAGTGGAACATCGTCATCATCCTGGCCGCCGTCTACTGGACGCGCTACGCCCGCGTCATCCGGGGCGAGGTCCTGTCGCTCCGCGAGCGCGACTACGTGCGCCTGGCCATCGTGGCGGGGTGCTCGAAGAAGACGATCATGCGCCGCCACATCCTGCCGAACGTGCTGAACTCCGCAATCGTGCTCGGCACCCTCATGCTGGGCATCGTCATCGTCACCGAAGCCGCGCTGTCCTTCCTCGGCGTCGGCGTGCCGCCGCCCAAGCCTGCCTGGGGGCTCATGCTGGCCGACGGGAAGAAGGGGCTCATGGCCGGCTACTGGTGGCTGACCGTGCTGCCGGGGCTCTGCATCATGTTCATGGTTCTCTCGGCCAACCTCCTCGGCGACTGGCTCCGCGTCAAGCTCGACCCGCAGCTCCGCTCGCTGTGA
- a CDS encoding ABC transporter ATP-binding protein, translating to MTALLEVSGLSTQYVGARGTRVTRAVDDVSFTLETGKTLGIVGESGSGKTTLALTLMRLLPPGARIASGSMRFEGEDLLDKSDAEMRALRGKRMAMILQDPMASLNPLFTVGNQIAETLRAHEGMSRRGAWTRARELLASVNIAAPERRVSEFPHELSGGMRQRVVGAIAISCGPRLLIADEPTTSLDVTIQAQYLKLLRDIQREHGLALIFITHNLGIVARMCDQVAVMYAGRLVETGPVRTIFNAPAHPYTRALIESIPRFGDTVTRLTAIEGQPPDPSALPPGCAFHPRCPLVIERCRTEAPPETRVAAQHRARCWLAAEAPARLIKR from the coding sequence GTGACCGCTCTCCTGGAGGTGTCGGGCTTATCGACCCAGTACGTCGGCGCGCGCGGAACCCGCGTGACGCGCGCGGTGGACGACGTCTCCTTCACGCTCGAAACGGGGAAGACCCTCGGGATCGTCGGCGAGTCCGGCTCCGGCAAGACGACGCTGGCGCTGACGCTCATGCGTCTCCTGCCGCCGGGGGCGCGGATCGCGAGCGGTTCGATGCGCTTCGAGGGCGAGGACCTCCTCGACAAGTCCGATGCCGAGATGCGCGCCCTCCGCGGCAAGCGCATGGCCATGATCCTCCAGGACCCGATGGCCTCGCTCAACCCCCTCTTCACGGTGGGCAATCAGATCGCCGAGACGCTGCGCGCGCACGAGGGCATGTCGAGACGCGGCGCATGGACGCGAGCCCGGGAGCTGCTGGCGTCCGTCAACATCGCGGCGCCGGAGCGGCGGGTGAGCGAGTTCCCCCACGAGCTGTCGGGCGGGATGCGCCAGCGGGTAGTCGGCGCCATCGCCATCTCGTGCGGGCCGAGGTTGCTCATCGCCGACGAGCCGACCACGAGCCTGGACGTGACGATCCAGGCGCAGTACCTCAAGCTGCTGCGCGACATCCAGCGCGAGCACGGGCTCGCCCTGATCTTCATCACCCACAACCTCGGCATCGTGGCGCGGATGTGCGACCAGGTGGCGGTCATGTACGCCGGGCGCCTGGTCGAGACGGGTCCGGTGCGGACGATCTTCAACGCCCCGGCCCATCCCTACACGCGGGCGCTCATCGAGTCCATCCCGCGCTTCGGCGACACCGTCACGCGGCTGACCGCCATCGAGGGCCAGCCGCCCGATCCATCCGCGCTGCCGCCGGGCTGCGCCTTCCATCCGCGCTGCCCCCTGGTGATCGAGCGCTGCCGGACCGAGGCGCCGCCCGAGACCCGCGTGGCTGCCCAGCACCGGGCGCGCTGCTGGCTGGCTGCCGAGGCGCCCGCCCGCCTTATTAAACGATGA
- a CDS encoding dipeptide ABC transporter ATP-binding protein, with the protein MTPLLEARGLTKHFSVGRGLLGGGGGVVRAVDDIAFAIEPGRTLGVVGESGCGKTTTAKMVLRLEKPTAGQILFEGQDVAGLEGEGLMRYRKSVQAVFQDPFASLNPRMRVDSIIAEPLVTHERLDDAAVAARVAQLLDVVGLPARSKDLFPHEFSGGQRQRIAIARALALSPRLVVLDEPVSALDVSIRAQILNLLRDLQKELGLAYLFIAHDLAAVAHMSHVIAVMYLGRIVEMGESARVASSPQHPYTQALFAAALPAHPDEQREEIVLAGEVPSPVNPPAGCHFHPRCPKVMVRCSRDEPRLKSSHGREIACHLFD; encoded by the coding sequence ATGACGCCGCTCCTCGAGGCGCGCGGCCTGACTAAGCACTTCTCGGTGGGCCGCGGGCTCCTTGGCGGCGGCGGGGGCGTGGTCCGGGCCGTGGATGACATCGCCTTTGCCATCGAGCCCGGCCGCACGCTGGGAGTCGTGGGAGAGAGCGGCTGCGGCAAGACCACGACCGCCAAGATGGTCCTGCGGCTCGAGAAGCCGACAGCGGGCCAGATCCTGTTCGAGGGCCAGGACGTGGCCGGGCTCGAAGGCGAGGGTCTCATGCGCTACCGCAAGAGCGTCCAGGCGGTGTTCCAGGACCCCTTCGCCTCACTCAACCCGCGCATGCGCGTGGACTCCATCATCGCGGAGCCCCTCGTCACCCACGAGCGCCTCGACGACGCGGCGGTCGCCGCCCGTGTCGCGCAGCTCCTCGACGTCGTCGGGCTGCCGGCGCGGTCGAAGGACCTCTTCCCGCACGAGTTCTCGGGCGGCCAGCGCCAGCGCATCGCCATCGCCCGCGCGCTCGCCCTGTCGCCGCGGCTGGTGGTCCTCGACGAGCCGGTCTCGGCCCTCGATGTCTCGATCCGCGCGCAGATCCTGAACCTGCTGCGCGACCTCCAAAAGGAGCTGGGGCTCGCTTACCTCTTCATCGCCCACGACCTGGCGGCGGTGGCCCACATGAGCCACGTGATCGCCGTCATGTACCTCGGGCGCATCGTGGAGATGGGCGAGTCGGCGCGCGTGGCCTCGTCGCCCCAGCATCCGTATACGCAGGCGCTCTTCGCCGCCGCGCTTCCCGCGCATCCGGACGAGCAGCGTGAGGAGATCGTGCTGGCCGGCGAAGTGCCGAGCCCGGTCAACCCGCCGGCCGGGTGCCACTTCCACCCGCGCTGTCCCAAGGTTATGGTGCGCTGCTCACGGGATGAGCCCCGGCTCAAGTCTTCTCATGGCCGAGAGATCGCCTGCCACCTCTTCGACTAG
- a CDS encoding iron-containing redox enzyme family protein encodes MSESKSPFRQRLEAAVAAKHSRMNLFTEKWVKGELTRAQFGSWASQHYQYVSQFARWCAAVYAECPDSDARDFLLENIIEEESGVKHVDLLIRFAEACGVSRKEVETAQQLPTTRALTAWCYETSQRPFHIAAAGLLVGLESQVPGIYQRSLPPLKTHYGFTDHEVEFFAIHIEADEVHGERGYQIVEGHCTTPERQAEAAEQVRQATEMRWQYMSGLHRAFVLKEDM; translated from the coding sequence ATGAGCGAGAGCAAGAGCCCGTTCCGCCAGCGCCTCGAGGCCGCCGTCGCGGCCAAGCATAGTCGGATGAACCTCTTCACAGAGAAATGGGTCAAGGGGGAGTTGACGCGGGCGCAGTTCGGCTCGTGGGCGTCGCAGCACTACCAGTACGTATCCCAGTTCGCCCGCTGGTGCGCGGCCGTGTACGCCGAGTGCCCGGACTCGGACGCCCGGGACTTCCTGCTCGAGAACATCATCGAAGAAGAATCGGGCGTCAAGCACGTCGACCTGCTGATCCGCTTCGCCGAGGCGTGCGGGGTTAGCCGCAAGGAAGTCGAGACCGCGCAGCAGCTGCCCACGACCCGGGCGCTCACGGCGTGGTGCTACGAGACCTCCCAGCGCCCCTTCCACATCGCCGCGGCGGGGCTCCTCGTCGGCCTGGAGTCGCAGGTGCCCGGCATCTACCAGCGCAGCCTGCCGCCGCTCAAGACCCACTATGGCTTCACCGATCACGAGGTCGAGTTCTTCGCCATCCACATCGAGGCGGACGAGGTCCACGGCGAGCGCGGCTACCAGATCGTCGAGGGACACTGCACCACGCCCGAGAGGCAGGCCGAGGCTGCCGAGCAGGTGCGGCAGGCGACCGAGATGCGATGGCAGTACATGTCCGGCCTCCACCGCGCCTTCGTCCTCAAGGAAGACATGTGA